CGATGAAGGGCGACGCGGTGGCGCCGTCGGGCACGCGCGGAATCCCCTACGTCGTGGTCGGCAGCGGCGGCGCGACGCTGCGCTCCTTCCCGAGCAGCCAGCCCTCGTGGACGGCGCTGCGCGACAACCAGGTTTACGGCTTCATGGATGTCATCGTGGATGGCGGCACGCTGACGGCGCGGCTCATCACCTCCACGGGCACCGTGCGCGACACCCTCACGCTCACGAAGACGCTGCCGACGACGTGGACGACGTCGATGAAGCTGGAAGCGCTGGAGACGGTGCCCGGTCCCGTCGACGACCCGGCCCGCATGCCGGAGAGCCTGCGGGCCCGGCCTCCGCTGCCTCCCGCGGACCGGCTGGATGACGTGGCCGATGCGCCCGAGCCGCCCGTGCGGAGTGCGGCGGAGGTCCCGTAGCGCGCGCGTCGCTCATCCGGCGTGATGCCACGACGCTCGGAAGTCCTGCGTGGAGCGAGGTCGCGACCTGTATCGCGGCATCGACGACCCTGGTCCGCAAGCGGCTTCAGGGCGCCGTGGTGTCCTCGCGTGTGTCCGGCGCACCTCCTCGCCCGCGGTGACGAAGCGGGCGGGGGCTGTCGGCGCTTCAGCCCACCTCGAAGCGCCGTACTCCCGTTACGGCGGACCGTGCGCCGTGGCCTGCCTCCCGTCAGTGCCGCGAGTCCTTCGCCTGGATGGCGGCTTCGAGTCGGGACAGGCCGCGCTTGAGCTCGGCGAGCTCGCTCTTGAGCGCATCGACCTCCGCCGTCTTCTCACGCAGCTCGCGCGTGCGGACCTCCAGCGCCTGGATGGCGGCCAGGTTGACGCCGTCCATGTCCAACTGGCCGATGGTCTTGTCCCCCGCGCCCAGGCCGAACGCCGCGTGGAAGTCCTGCGCCACCGGACCCAGGTGACGCACCTCGCTCGCCTCGCCCTTGAATCGCCACGTGGAGATGGGCAGCCCCGCGACCTTCGTCAGCAGCGCCTCGCCGTCGACCTGACGGAAGTCCTCCTTCAGGTTCCGGTCCGACGAGCACTCCCAGCCCGCGGAGTTCGTGCGCAGCTCGCAGCGCGAGCCCAGGTTGGCGCTCGTATAGAACATGACGCCGCCCGCGGCGCGGACCATGAACTGGTTGTCGTTGGCGATGCTGGCCGTGCTCACACCGGAGCGGTCTCCCCAGATGAACGCGCCCGTCTTCCCGTTCGTCGACACATCCTGTCCGAACGCGAAGCTGTAGTTGCCGGTGGCCTGGACGTTCGCGCCGATCGCCAGCGCGCCGCGGCCCGAGACCGTGTTCCCGGTGCCGAGCCCGATGGCGGACAGGCCGGTGACGTTGTTGCCGCTCCCCAGCGCGATGGTGCCCACCTCGCTGGCGGTGTTCCCCGCGCCCAGCGCGATGGAGCTGTCCCCACGCGCCACGTTGTCCTTCCCCATGGCGAAGGACGCGGCCCCCTTGGCCAGCGAGCGATAGCCCCCCGCCCAGGAGAAGTCGCCGACGCTGCCGTCATCCCACTGCGTCTCCGTGTAGCCCGCGCGGAACGCCGCCAGACCCGGCGCCCACATCAGGCGGGTGCCCGTGCCCGACACCGGCAGCAGCCCCTTGTCCACCTCGCCGCTCGCCACCAGGCCTCCCGCTGAGTCCACGGTGAAGACCGGGAACTGCTTCCAGCTCGCGCCCGACGAGGTGGTGTTCAACACCCTGAGGAGCGGACTGGGCGACTCGACGGTGGACGCCGCGTCGACGAGCAGGTCTGAGCGCGTCGACAACGGGCCATGGGTGGTGCCCGAGCCTGTGAGCGCGAAGGAGCCCGCCTGCACCGCGGTGCTGTTCTGGACGTAGTGCGCGCTGCCCGCCAGGGGCGCTCGCGCGTCGGTGAGCCTCGGGTCGCTGGTCGGCACCGGAGCGTTGGCGCCGTCGTAGCGCACGCTCAGGACGTTGCCTTCCAGCGCCAGGCCCTGGCCCACCTCCCAGACGGTGCCGCTCGGCCCCTGTGGACCTTGAGGCCCCTGCGGACCTTGAGGCCCCTGGAGTCCCTCGGCGCCGCGAGAACCATCCGAGCCACAGCCCAGCCCCGCGAAGGTGACGCCCAGCGCGGCCAGCCATGTCCTGACACCCATTCGATTCCTCCTGGCGAGATAGGGCCCGAAGTCTAGCGCCCTACGCGACAGGTAATCTCGGAGAGATGGGTTCTCTCCGTGTCCTACCCGGGTTCCGGTGAACGATACGCCCCTGGGTCAGGGACTCGTCTCGCGCCAGGTGTGGGGACAGGCGCGGCATTGTCGGGCGTTGGGGGTCCTGGCGAGGGCGCCGCATTTCGGACACCGGTTGATGACGACGGTGTCGGGGTGCTCGGCCAGGAGCCGGCGCTCGAGGTGGCGGGCGAGGCCTTCCTTCCCCTCCGCGAGCAGCGCGAGCACCTGGGGATGGTCCGTGGCCCAGCGGGGGCCGGCGTCGGTGTCGTACGCCTCCAGGAACAGGGCCCGCCGCTCCATCTGCGTGAGGCGCGGCCGGTAGTACGCGAAGAGATACGCGAGGAGCGGGTCCCTCGGCTCCTTGTTCCCCAGGCGGGGGCCGATGCCGAGCCCTTCCCGGACACCGCGAGGCTCGGTGTCTTCCCGCGCGATGGCGGCCTCCTCGAACGACAGGAGCCGCTCGACCAGCGCGGAGGTGCGGACCTCACGCACGCGCGCCACCTCGCGCAGGGCCTCGTCGTGACGGTTCGCGCGGCGCAGCACATCCACGCGTTGGAGGCCGCGCCATCCCTTCCAGTCGACATCCCCGCTGGGCTCCCAGTGTGCGGGCGGGGGTGTGGCCAGCATCAGGTCGGCGGCCTCGGAGAGGTAGTGGCGCGCGGCCTTCGTCTTGTCACCCGCCTCCAACACCCACGCCGCGCGGAGCCGGGAGACCACGGCCTCTTCACGGTCCTCCGCGGCATCGGTCAGCATCACCCGGCGGAGGTACTGCCGGACGGCGAAGGTCCGACCCAGGCCACCTGTCAGGACGCGATAGGCCTCCGAGTGGACCACCGCGTCCGCGCTCGGGTGGGCGACGGAGAGGTCCTGTGCGCAGTAGCCGCAGCTCGGACACGAGTGGAGGCGGTGATGGAGCAGGAGCTCCCTCTGCGAGGGGCGACCATCGAGGTCGGGGAACTCGATGTCCGCGGGGTGATGGGTGGGCCAGTGCTTGCTCTCGTTCGCGCAGAGGGCGCACGTCACGGGCTGCTTGGACGGGAGATGATACGACATGCGAGTGATACGGAGTCTCCCATGAAAAGGGGCGCGAGCCTCGTGTGGCCCGCGCCCCTTCACTCCCCGTGCTCAGGGCGCGGGGAAGTGGTCGAAGTAGTGGTCCAGCGTGCGGGTGCCGTCCGGCTGGTCGATGCCAGTGAAGAGCCAGGGAGGCACCACGCCGCCGAGGACCGCGGGGACATTCATCGGCTGCCGCCGACGGTCCTGGAAGCGGGGCCCCGTCCCGGCCGTCAGCGCGCCCAACTTCAATCCAGGCAACTGCGTGGTGCTGGTGTGGCACGCGAGGCAGAACGCGTTGGCGCTGGTGTCCGGGCGCGGCGTGGTGGCCTGAAGCGTGGGCAGGCCCAGCAGGCTCGCCCGCAGGCAGCGTGACGCCAGGAGCGGGTCGACGTGGGGGTTCTTGTGCACCCGGTCGATGCAGAGGTGCTCGCCATATTGCGCCGGGTAGTCGAGCGGCTCCAGGTACGAGCCCAGCCGCAGCTGCTCACAGAGGCTCACGCGCGAGCCAGGGTAGCGCGTCGAGCGGAAGCGCAGGTTCTCCAGCCCGAGATTCCACGTCTCACCCCGGCGCGGAGCGATGTCCACCATCGTCCCGAGCGCCTGGTTGCACATCAGCTCCTCCGTCCACCCGGCCCGCACGTCCTCGGACGACAGCGCGTAGATGCGCAGCTCATCCACCCACCCGAAGAAGGGCAGCCGCTGCTGGCCCGGGACGAAGGCGGGGCCCGGGTCGCTCACTGTCATCCACGTCCACCCGTTCATCGAGTTCCACATCGGGTCGAAGCCCACGTCGTATGGCGCGACGGTCAGCGTCGAGTGCCATGTCCCATCGATGTAGAACGCCACCTTTCGCTGCCCCTGCTCGGTCATCACCTTCATGCCGAACTGGAAGTAGCGGCCCGGCTGCACCAGCGAGCCCAGGCCCACGGTGAAGTGTTGCCCCGTCGCGCCGTTGTACGCGTCCAGCTCGTGCCACAGGTTGCCGTTGGCGTCCTTCGACTGGACCAGCCCCACCCACGAGTTGTCCGAGAAGTAGAACAGCGTGCGCGGGGTGCCCCGGACCTGCGTCGACCCGGGCCGCACGGTCAGCTCCTCGCGCGAGTCGAGCCACAGGCTGAACAGCCAGTCGCGCCGCGAGGAGTCCACCGGATAGCCCATGTCCATGAAGTCGTTGCGGCCATCCAGCCAGGCGCCCTTGCCGCTGACGCCGCCCAGCGCCACGGGTTCGATGCGCGCGCCACCCCGCAGGCGCACCGAGGACGGAGGCTGGGGCCCATCCGTGCCGGGCACCTGGCCGCCCGTGGCCGCGTTCTGCGCCAGCGGGTTGCGCTTGAAGCGGAAGTCCGCGAGCGCGCCGCCTCGCACGTAGGCATTCGCGTCCCCGAAGGGCACGAAGCCATCCTGGGGGAAGGTGTCCGCGCGCGTCGGGCCCGGGTGGGGATTCACATCCATGCGCATGGCCGCGTTCATGTGCGCCACCACGAAGGCGCGCTTGTGAAGGTAGTCGTCGAACGCCACCTCCGCGTTGCGCTGGTTGGAGGACTGGACGTTCCACACCACGTCGAACGGCAGGGTGGGGCGCATCCCGTCGAAGTGGTTGAGCTGGTTCTCGAACGAGAAGAACTGCGAGCTGCCCTTGGGCGCGAAGCTGATGTCGTCCCCTGAGTACAGTCGCAGCGAGTAGGTGCGCTGGAAGCCGTCCTCGGTGTTGCCCGTCATGTCGGCGAGGTTCAATCCGTTGTCGAGGATGACCGCCTTGCCTCGAGTCCACGCCCCCAGGACGCTGACGGCCTGCGCGGGCGCCCGGTCCGGGTTGAACCGCGCCCTGTCGGAGTTGGAGGGCTGGCCCCAGGTGACATCCGTCTGCGGGGCGGCGGGGCTGGAGCGGTCCTCGCGCAACACCCGTCGCGCGTAGTAGCCGTCATGCGGGTTGTTCTTCGCGGCGAAGAACAGGTTCTTCCCCTCGCGGTCCATCCACGGATAGGCCCACTGGTTGAGCGTGCCGAAGGGGATGGGATTGCCCAGCGTGTCCCGGAACGGCTGGAACCTGCGTCCGGCGACGACCTGCGATTTGGCCATCTCGTAGCGGGTGTTCACCGCCGGGTCCATGGGCATCATGCTGACGGGCTTGAAGTGCCGCCACCCCGACGCGCGGCAGGTCTCGTCCGACGCGGCGTAGTACAGCCCTCCCAGGTTGATGACGAGCAGCTTCCCGTCGCCGCTCACCGCGGGCTCGAAGAGCGCGAGCTGCTTCTGGCCCGTGCCCGGCGTACTCCCCACGACGCCGCTCCAGTTGCCGCCATTGCCGATGACGGCGTCCCCGTCATCCTCCACTTGATAGACGTTCTGGAAGCTCTGCCGGTCGAAGAACTGGCACCACTTGGGCGCGGAGGCGGAGGTGTTCCGGAAGTAGAGGGGCTCGGGCAGCGGCCACGTCTGCACGGGGGTGTAGCAATGGAACGACGGGTTCGTGCTGAACAGCCGGGGCCAGTCGATGGTGTCGGGCGCGCTGGGCTGGGCGTACGCGGAGCCCGCGTTCATGTCACCCCAGTTGGACTCGTGGATGTTGAAGGGACGGAAGGGCGGCAGCTCCCAGGTGGGCAGGGACTTGATTTCGCCCTCGGGGTTGCGTGGGTACACCCAGAGCCCCCAGCCGGAAGGCTCGCCCGTGCTCGAGTTGCCCGTCGTGAGCGTCTTGGGATTGCGCACGAAGACCGTCAGGTCCACCGAGCGCAGCTCCCAGTGGTTCCCCGCGGACGACAGCAGGCCGTACACGAGCGACATGTCGTAGCAGTCGCCGGAGATGAGCGGCCAGCCCGCCTCGTAGCGCGCCGAGCACGCCACCGGGTTGCGCCCGTGGGTGCCCTGGGTGATGGCGCTCATCGAGTCCTCGCACGTGGTGCTGTGCAGCGCGTCCGGGAAGTCGCTGTTGTTCTTCGCCGTGAGGCCCGTCGCCATCGGGTTGAAGTAGGTGAACGGATGCAGCCGCGCACCGGGCTGCCTCGGCTGGACGAGGTGGTTGCCCTTGCTGGCGAAGTCGTAGCGGAAGTCGTGCCCGAGTGTCTCGGGACGGAAGGTGTAGAGCGTGGAGCCCTCCGGGCAGCCTCGACAGCCTCCGCGCACGAAGAGCCGCCCGTCGTTGGTGCCACGGTTGTACGGCAGCACCTGGATGGCCTGGGCCGCGTCCGCTGTCTCGGGTGGCTTCGGTGCTCCCCAGCCCAGGTCGTACTCGTATGGGGGGAAGGGCTGCATCACCCCGGTCAGCGCCGGGGGCCGCAAGGTCAACGGGGACGCCGCGGTGGCGCGGTAGGGACGCCACGCCGTGCTCAGCTCTCGAAAGAGGCTGGGGCGTTGGGGGTTCTCCGCGTTGTAACAGTTGTCGACGAGGGAGTAGTCGTTGGTCCCCGTGGGGCAGGGGGGCGCCGCGACATAGGCCACGTCGGTGAACCACGTGGGCGGGTCCAACCGGGCCTCGTGGGTTTCGACGGGCTCGGCGACAGGCGCCACGGGCTCGGTCGAATCACAGGCGGGACCGCACGCGAGCAGGGCCAGGAGGACGAACGACTTTCGAAGCGGGCGAGGTGGGGAGTCCAAGGGCATGGACGCCATGTACCAAGACAGTCGGACATGGCGTCCGGTCTACTAGGCCGTGGCCCTCTGTCTTCAGGACCTCGGCGGGGGGCTACATGCAGCGGTTTTCACAGACACCCAAGAGACAGAACCAACAAGGGCCCACGCACGTGGGGCGACAGGCCGCGTTGGAGTGCTCGCTGGTGGCGAGCGTCATGTCCGAGGGCGGCAGGCTCACCGTCTCCTCACAGGTCGTCTCGCTCGCGTCCTGGACGAGCGCGGCGGGAGTCTCCCCCGTGGACAGGGCGGCGAGCCCCACCACGAGCAGGGTGCACAGCAACATGAACAGGGACCGCTGGCGCTCGAGCTTCGCGAACATCCGTGTCTCCTTGGTGTTGTCGGGATGAGGCCCCGCCAGTCTGTCATGAAGCGTACTTAACAAGGAAATCGAGCAATCGATGCGGCGGGCTGGTGAGGGGACGCAAGGCGTTGCCGCGGGACGTCGAGGGGCCTATGGAAGAGGTCATGCGCTACTTCGACGACTTCCAACCCGGCGAGGCGAGTGAGGCCGGCCCCTACGTGGTCTCCCGCGAGGAGATCATCGCCTTCGCGAAGCAGTTCGACCCGCAGCCCTTCCACCTGAGCGACGAGGGCGGGCGCGAGGGCATCTTCGGAGGCCTCATCGCGAGCGGGTGGCACACCGCGTCCATCTGCCACAAGCTTGCGGTGGAGCACCTGTTGAGCAAGACCGCGAGCCTGGGCTCACCGGGCCTGGACGAGCTGCGCTGGCTCAAGCCCGTGCGTCCCGGTGACGCGCTCACCGCGCGCTTCGAGGTCCTCTCCACCACGCCGTCGCGCAGCAAGGCGGACCGGGGCGCCATCAAGTTCCGCTTCGAGGTGCGCAACCAGCACGGCGAGGTGGTGATGACCGAGGTCGCCAACGCGCTGTTCGCCCGGCGGCCCGACGGGAGCGCGGCGAAGTAGGGCTTCCTCGGGGCGCGGGTTCGCGAGCCCGTGCGGCCGTCCTCTCGCGCATCAGGTCGCTCCGAGGTCTCGTGCCATGGCGCATCGCGCGCCGGGGCTCAGCACCCGGCCATCCGCTTGTTGTGCCCCGGGCAGGTCCCCGGGGCGATGAGACGTGAGGCCGGGGGCATCCCCTCGCGCGTCCGGCCGTTCCGAGGTCTCGCTCCTCGGAGCGTCGCGCACCGGCCGCGTTACGGCGCGCGATGGAGGGAGACGGGCGACGCCCTTCGCGTGGTCCGGGTCAGCGCTCCGCCATCAGCTTGTTGAGCACCGGGTAGGAGATGCCCGCCTCCGGCGCGGGGGCGGAGGCGCCGTCCCGCAGGAACTCCGTGGTGAGCGCGGCCACGCGGCCAAGGATGGACTGGGCCATGCCGGCGCCGGCGCTGACGCGGCGCACGCCGAGCGTGGCGAGCTCCGACGCGGCGGGCAGCCCCGCCATCGCCATGAGGTTCACCGGCAGCCCGGCCTCGGACGTCACGACCCGAATCTCCGCGGGCGTCTTCAAGCCCGGCACGAAGAGCCCGTCCGCGCCCGCCGCCTTGTAGCGACGCGCCCGCGAGAGCACCTCCTCCACGCGCTTGTCCGCCGGACCGATGCCCTTCAGGAACACATCCGTGCGCGCGTTGACGAACAGGTCCAGCGCGAGCCGCTCCGCTGCGCGCTTCACTGCTTCAATCTTCGCGCACAGCAGGTCCGGGCTCCCAGCGCCGTCCTCCAGGTTGATGCCTACGGCGCCCGCGTCCAGGACATGGACGGCCAGCTCGCCCACTTTGTTCGGGTCGTCCGAGTACCCACCCTCCATGTCCACCGTCAGCGGCACCTTCACGACGCGCGCGATGGCCTCCACGGTATCGAGCAGCCGGTCCACGGGGAGCGCGTCTCCATCCGGATATCCCTGGGCCCACGCCACACCCGCGCTCGTGGTGGCGAGCGCCTTGGCACCCAGGCTCTCCATGACGCGCGCGGTGCCCGCGTCCCACGCATTGACCAGCAACAACAGCCCCGTCTCGTGAAGCTGGCGGAAGGCTCGAATCGAATCGGGAGGCGCGACAGGCATGGGGTGGTCCTCGAGGGGTGTGGGGGAGTGGGCCCGCGTCGACGTCAGGACTTCAAGAGGGGCAGGGCCCTGGACTCGTGGCTGAGTAACCAGCGCTTGCGCTGGATGCCACCTCCATAACCCGTGAGCGCGCCATTGGCGCCCACCACGCGATGACACGGCACGACGATGCCCACGGGGTTCGCGCCATTGGCCAGTCCCACCGCGCGCACGGCCGCGGGCCGACCGATTCTCCGCGCGAGCTCCGAGTAGGAGACGGTGCTCCCACACGGAATCGAGCGCAGCGCGGCCCACACCTCGCGCTGGAAGTCGGTGCCCGCGGTCCTCACGGGCAGCGTGTCGATGACGTCGAGCTTGCCGGAGAAATACGAGCGCATCGTGGCGGTGAGCCCGCCCGGATCGCTCGCCGCCTCCAGCGCGTAGCCCTTCTCGCCGTAGTGCAGGCGCAAGAGCTGGAGCATGCGCGCCTCGTGCTCGGTCCAGTCCACGGCGCGCAGGTGGCCCTCGCGGTCCGCGACGATGACCAATTCGCCGATGGGCGTGTCCGTCCTGTCGATGAGGAATCGAGCCGTCTCAGCCATGACGCACCTCCGGAAGGCGAGGGCGCGGTCCCGGGTCCGCGGCCCACAGGTGTTGCGCGGCGTAGGCCCGCCAGGGCCGCCAGGGCTCCGCGCGTCGCAGCAGCGCCTCGGGCGTGGGGCGCGCGCCTTCGTCCGTGGCCGCGCTCCTCAAGAGCGCCACGTCGCTCGCGGGGAACGCGTCCGTCTCGCGCAGCGCGCGCAGGGCGATGTACTGCGCGGTCCACTCGCCCACGCCGCGGATGGAGCGCAGCCGCGCGATGCCCTCCTCGACGGTGCCGAACGGCTGGAACAGCAGCGGGTCCGCCAGCGCCGCCTCGGCCATGGCCTTGAGGGCCGCCTTGCGCGCGGACGGCATGCCCAGCGCGCCCAGGTCCGCGCGGGCCATTCGCTCCGGTGACGGGAACACCCGCGTCAGCCCCGTGGGCAGTCCCTCCACAGGCGCCTCGGAGCACAGCGCCACCAGTCGCCCCGCAAGCCCGCGAGCCGCCACCACCGTCACCTGCTGGCCCAGGATGGCGCGCACCGCCAGCTCGAACCCGTCCCAAGCGCCCGGCGCCCGCAAGCCAGGCCGCTGCGCCACGAGGCCCGCGAGGAACGGGTCTTTCGACAGGTGCTCGCCAATCGCCTCGATGTCCGCGCCCACGTCGAACACGCGCCGCACGCGCGCGACGATGGCCGGCAGCGACTGCACGCGCGCGAAGCGGATGCACACCACCAGGTTGTTGCGCCCTGGCTCGTGCGACACCTCGACCGTCCCCACGGCGCCGTCCTGGGACACGGTGCGCAGGTAGCTCGTGCCGTGCACGCGCTCCACGCCCTCGATGGCGCGCGCGGAGAGGTAGGCGAGCATCGCGGCCCAGTCATACGGAGGCCGGTAGCGCAGCCGCAGCGTCACGCCCGCGTCCGCGGGCTCCTCGCTCATGCTCTTGCGGCGCAGCGCGCCTGGAGCCCGCTGGTAGAGCGCCTGGAAGGTCTCGTTGAACCGGCGGATGCTGCCGAAGCCCGAAGCCAGCGCCACCTGGGACAGCGGCATGCGCGTCTCCTGGATGAGCTGCTTGGCGAAGAGCACGCGCCGCGTCTGCGCCACGGCCACCGGCGTCGCGCCCAGGTGCTGTTTGAACAGGCGGCGCAGCTGCCGGTCTCCCACGCCCAGCCGCTCCGCCAGCGCGTCCACGCCCGCCTCGCCTCCGTCCAGCGCGCCCTCCGCGATGAGCGCGAGCGCGCGCGACACGGTGTTGGACGTGCCCCGCCACGAGGCCAGGTCCGGCGCCGTCTCCGGGCGGCAGCGCAGGCACGGCCGGAAGCCCTCCTCCTGCGCGGCGGCGGCCGACGCGTGGAACGTGCAGTTCTCCTTCTTCGGCGTGCGGGCCGGGCAGACAGGGCGGCAGTAGATGCCCGTGGACGTCACCCCGACGAAGAGTCGGCCGTCGAAGCGGGCATCCCGCGACTGGAGCGCGCGGTAGCAGGCGTCGGTGTCGAGCAGGTCCATGCCCCGGACAGTGTCATCCGCGCGCCCCGCACGCTCGCGGTTTTCGGACATGAATGGC
This genomic stretch from Myxococcus fulvus harbors:
- a CDS encoding tail fiber domain-containing protein, translating into MGVRTWLAALGVTFAGLGCGSDGSRGAEGLQGPQGPQGPQGPQGPSGTVWEVGQGLALEGNVLSVRYDGANAPVPTSDPRLTDARAPLAGSAHYVQNSTAVQAGSFALTGSGTTHGPLSTRSDLLVDAASTVESPSPLLRVLNTTSSGASWKQFPVFTVDSAGGLVASGEVDKGLLPVSGTGTRLMWAPGLAAFRAGYTETQWDDGSVGDFSWAGGYRSLAKGAASFAMGKDNVARGDSSIALGAGNTASEVGTIALGSGNNVTGLSAIGLGTGNTVSGRGALAIGANVQATGNYSFAFGQDVSTNGKTGAFIWGDRSGVSTASIANDNQFMVRAAGGVMFYTSANLGSRCELRTNSAGWECSSDRNLKEDFRQVDGEALLTKVAGLPISTWRFKGEASEVRHLGPVAQDFHAAFGLGAGDKTIGQLDMDGVNLAAIQALEVRTRELREKTAEVDALKSELAELKRGLSRLEAAIQAKDSRH
- a CDS encoding isocitrate lyase/PEP mutase family protein, with product MPVAPPDSIRAFRQLHETGLLLLVNAWDAGTARVMESLGAKALATTSAGVAWAQGYPDGDALPVDRLLDTVEAIARVVKVPLTVDMEGGYSDDPNKVGELAVHVLDAGAVGINLEDGAGSPDLLCAKIEAVKRAAERLALDLFVNARTDVFLKGIGPADKRVEEVLSRARRYKAAGADGLFVPGLKTPAEIRVVTSEAGLPVNLMAMAGLPAASELATLGVRRVSAGAGMAQSILGRVAALTTEFLRDGASAPAPEAGISYPVLNKLMAER
- the ogt gene encoding methylated-DNA--[protein]-cysteine S-methyltransferase, which gives rise to MAETARFLIDRTDTPIGELVIVADREGHLRAVDWTEHEARMLQLLRLHYGEKGYALEAASDPGGLTATMRSYFSGKLDVIDTLPVRTAGTDFQREVWAALRSIPCGSTVSYSELARRIGRPAAVRAVGLANGANPVGIVVPCHRVVGANGALTGYGGGIQRKRWLLSHESRALPLLKS
- a CDS encoding AlkA N-terminal domain-containing protein is translated as MDLLDTDACYRALQSRDARFDGRLFVGVTSTGIYCRPVCPARTPKKENCTFHASAAAAQEEGFRPCLRCRPETAPDLASWRGTSNTVSRALALIAEGALDGGEAGVDALAERLGVGDRQLRRLFKQHLGATPVAVAQTRRVLFAKQLIQETRMPLSQVALASGFGSIRRFNETFQALYQRAPGALRRKSMSEEPADAGVTLRLRYRPPYDWAAMLAYLSARAIEGVERVHGTSYLRTVSQDGAVGTVEVSHEPGRNNLVVCIRFARVQSLPAIVARVRRVFDVGADIEAIGEHLSKDPFLAGLVAQRPGLRAPGAWDGFELAVRAILGQQVTVVAARGLAGRLVALCSEAPVEGLPTGLTRVFPSPERMARADLGALGMPSARKAALKAMAEAALADPLLFQPFGTVEEGIARLRSIRGVGEWTAQYIALRALRETDAFPASDVALLRSAATDEGARPTPEALLRRAEPWRPWRAYAAQHLWAADPGPRPRLPEVRHG
- a CDS encoding MaoC family dehydratase, producing the protein MRYFDDFQPGEASEAGPYVVSREEIIAFAKQFDPQPFHLSDEGGREGIFGGLIASGWHTASICHKLAVEHLLSKTASLGSPGLDELRWLKPVRPGDALTARFEVLSTTPSRSKADRGAIKFRFEVRNQHGEVVMTEVANALFARRPDGSAAK